Proteins encoded within one genomic window of Drosophila willistoni isolate 14030-0811.24 chromosome XL unlocalized genomic scaffold, UCI_dwil_1.1 Seg141, whole genome shotgun sequence:
- the LOC6648998 gene encoding myotubularin-related protein 4 isoform X2, producing the protein MSDGSPPPSICFIRAAESYPKTQMEKEDSQLFVPFQELAGESIKYLGRTDDGVLALSNYRIFLSKESTAFETYVPLGLIESVQVRDLFQLFVNCKDASTVRCSFQSAEQCSEWQRRIQLLIGVPETLETLFAFPFYSWTCDHQIGQANGVSGTKVERAASLTNGSCTHSKSSANIENESFSASNRLQRATRYDTDFKNEVSRLGFDLKGSWRISTANADFKLCPSYPQKLLVPCCITDEMLHNVANFRGSRRLPAVVWRHQKSGAILARCSQPEVGWLGWRNTKDEQLLKALADACAFDRGEHARRSSATATATASASASASAAAMQQQQQQTKSSKDTNGQSSSSGKSSPSLEDSSHEELALDEIRKILIVDARSYTSAVTNRARGGGCECIEYYPCAEIEFMNLGNIHAIRKSFHAVRQLCASSPDDPNWFGQLEKTMWMQHLSGLLGATMTVVHTIEKNGRPVLVHCSDGWDRTPQIVATAQLCLDPYYRTVEGFRVLVEREWLNFGHKFADRSGNGPHSDEVNERCPVFLQWLDLVHQIHRQYPCSFEFSIGYLIKLAQHSLSCLFGTFLCNSLRERIESSVFDRTFSVWPFLAETMYRNPLYKHETEKVLWPAHSVRFLYFWSDLYLGSLGNKNGTDLPLQSNERQNPHNGSSMTKTRSSEDITTSELGQSTFSRRSSDPNLAVESIVSDSLNVNSNSMFDIRSRSGSEANNGVYDRDVVDNKSDARHPAERNNVDNDNCATNITSEFYNNDQSTKASSHDDILLFEATSQSISQELANSLQQMDSVSQTPGPQSQPQPSIDSSEMMPSSETAMAADHGPSSSFNKQQTTSDISHSLWHGPIDTSTDTLIPIEPMQNVRIGNQSENDDDDDDIVDAKETKTKSSTETECNSTISTIVQQTNKMVDQSYNNLPRVHVKPNNLRYLQKSLASDHLLDHLDLHVTRESSNDADDDEHSAKTANVSAVNGAGRTNTNGTGTNDGNSSSVDERICLSPELHRLNSQSQNIFSPFEMPMPSNGNRVRRNTFGSSHSRDLAHLKYTENSSTNHHFPSPGVISLPPTPQGFQERTQFTISCPDGLAHGLSEQNIRLHQIVQEHKLREEILLREIHGMRIALLQKGCPSCNSVVSANVEHENGSDIVENASTCSWEAVEERSGPSSYAPSSIQEKKVSSVLWVPDHAVSRCSNCQIEFWLGRRKHHCRSCGEIFCADCSEYWAPLPYEKLFNPVRLCGSCYTAVTTATAAATTTTTTTTIGTSTHVQDYPANSADQIISTDHDTAKPSANS; encoded by the exons ATGTCAGATGGATCACCGCCCCCGTCGATTTGTTTTATACGTGCCGCCGAATCTTATCCAAAAACGCAAATGGAGAAGGAAGACTCACAGCTGTTTGTACCATTTCAAGAAC TTGCCGGCGAGTCCATTAAATACTTAGGACGAACCGATGATGGGGTACTCGCCTTGTCCAATTATCGCATATTTCTATCAAAAGAGTCAACTGCATTTGAGACATATGTGCCACTAGGCCTCATCGAATCGGTCCAAGTTCGTGATCTATTCCAATTGTTTGTCAATTGCAAGGATGCCAGCACAGTCAGATGCTCATTTCAGTCGGCTGAGCAATGCTCTGAATGGCAACGACGCATTCAATTGCTAATCGGTGTACCTGAGACGCTTGAAACGCTATTCGCTTTCCCATTCTACTCCTGGACCTGTGACCATCAAATTGGCCAAGCGAACGGCGTTAGCGGTACCAAAGTAGAACGTGCCGCCTCGCTAACAAATGGCAGTTGCACGCATTCAAAATCTTCGGCCAACATTGAGAATGAGTCGTTTAGTGCAAGTAATCGCTTACAGCGGGCCACACGATATGATACGGATTTCAAGAATGAGGTATCCCGTTTGGGTTTCGATTTGAAGGGCTCGTGGCGTATATCAACGGCGAATGCTGATTTCAAATTGTGTCCATCGTATCCACAAAAGTTATTAGTTCCTTGCTGCATTACCGATGAGATGCTGCACAATGTGGCCAATTTTCGTGGATCACGACGCCTGCCGGCTGTGGTCTGGCGTCATCAGAAATCGGGTGCTATACTGGCACGTTGCAGTCAACCGGAAGTTGGCTGgctgggatggcgaaataccAAAGATGAGCAATTGCTCAAAGCTTTGGCCGATGCGTGTGCATTTGATAGAGGAGAACATGCAAGGCGTTCATctgccaccgccaccgccacaGCCTCCGCctctgcttctgcttctgccgCTGCtatgcagcaacaacaacaacaaacaaaatcttCAAAAGATACAAATGGCCAATCGAGCTCATCGGGCAAAAGTTCACCATCATTGGAAGATTCGTCACATGAAGAGCTGGCATTGGATGAAATAAGG AAAATTCTTATAGTCGATGCGCGAAGCTACACATCGGCGGTTACAAATCGGGCTCGAGGCGGGGGTTGTGAATGCATTGAATACTATCCATGTGCCGAAATAGAATTTATGAATTTGGGAAATATACATGCTATACGAAAAAGTTTTCATGCTGTACGACAATTGTGCGCATCATCACCCGATGATCCAAA ttGGTTTGGGCAATTGGAGAAAACCATGTGGATGCAGCATCTATCtggcttattgggcgcaaccATGACAGTAGTTCACACCATTGAGAAGAATGGCCGACCCGTACTGGTGCATTGCTCGGATGGATGGGATCGAACGCCACAAATAGTGGCAACAGCGCAACTCTGCCTGGATCCGTATTATAGAACAGTTGAG GGTTTCCGTGTACTGGTTGAGCGTGAGTGGTTAAACTTTGGTCACAAATTTGCCGATCGCTCTGGCAATGGGCCGCATTCAGATGAAGTAAACGAACGATGTCCCGTATTCCTGCAATGGTTAGATTTGGTACATCAAATACATAGACAATATCCGTGCAGTTTTGAATTCAGCATTGGCTATTTG ATTAAGCTGGCACAGCACTCACTGTCATGTCTGTTTGGCACGTTCCTATGTAATTCGCTGAGAGAACGAATTGAGAGTTCCGTTTTTGACCGCACATTTTCTGTATGGCCATTTTTAGCGGAAACTATGTATAGAAATCCACTCTATAAGCATGAGACTGAAAAG GTTCTTTGGCCAGCGCACAGTGTgcgatttttatatttttggtcTGATCTATACCTTGGTAGTTTAGGTAATAAAAATGGTACTGATCTTCCATTACAAAGTAATGAGAGGCAAAATCCACACAATG GATCGTCAATGACTAAAACACGATCATCTGAAGACATCACAACAAGTGAATTGGGACAGAGCACTTTTTCGAGAAGATCAAGTGATCCAAATTTGGCCGTTGAATCTAT TGTTTCAGACAGTCTAAATGTGAACAGTAACTCAATGTTTGATATACGATCTAGATCTGGATCTGAGGCAAACAATGGTGTCTATGATAGAGATGTCGTGGATAACAAAAGCGATGCGAGGCATCCTGCGGAACGAAATAATGTGGACAATGATAATTGCGCTACCAATATTACCTCAGAGTTTTATAATAATGACCAAAGTACCAAAGCTTCTAGCCATGATgatatattattatttgaaGCAACATCACAATCAATAAGCCAAGAGTTGGCCAACAGTTTGCAACAAATGGATTCAGTTTCCCAAACTCCAGGACCACAATCACAACCACAACCATCAatcgactcaagtgaaatGATGCCGAGCAGCGAGACGGCGATGGCTGCAGATCATggtccttcttcttcttttaacaaacaacaaacaacaagtGATATAAGCCATTCCCTATGGCATGGCCCAATTGATACTAGCACAGATACCTTAATTCCTATAGAACCCATGCAAAATGTACGAATTGGCAACCAATCtgagaatgatgatgatgacgatgatatCGTTGATGCAAAAGAGACAAAGACAAAGAGTTCAACGGAAACAGAGTGCAATTCCACAATTTCAACAATTGTCCAGCAAACCAATAAAATGGTTGATCAAAGTTACAACAATTTGCCGAGAGTTCATGTGAAGCCCAATAATCTGCGATATTTACAAAAAAGTCTTGCAAGTGACCATTTGCTAGACCATTTGGATCTTCATGTAACCAGAGAGAGCAGCAATGATGCGGATGATGATGAACATTCAGCTAAAACTGCAAATGTCAGTGCAGTGAATGGAGCAGGAAGAACGAATACAAATGGAACGGGTACAAACGATGGTAATTCTTCTTCTGTTGATGAGCGCATTTGTCTCTCGCCCGAACTTCACAGATTGAATAGTCAATCTCAAAATATATTCTCACCATTCGAAATGCCAATGCCTAGCAATGGCAATCGAGTGCGTAGGAACACATTTGGTTCCAGTCATAGCAGAGATTTAGCCCACTTAAAATACACAGAAAATAGCAG TACAAATCATCATTTTCCATCGCCGGGAGTTATATCATTGCCACCCACTCCACAAGGTTTTCAGGAACGAACGCAATTTACGATATCCTGTCCGGATGGTTTGGCTCATGGTTTGAGTGAACAAAATATTCGACTTCATCAAATTGTACAAGAACACAAG CTACGCGAAGAGATCCTCCTGCGTGAAATTCATGGCATGCGAATTGCATTACTGCAGAAAGGATGTCCAAGTTGCAATAGCGTTGTATCGGCAAATGTGGAACat GAAAATGGATCTGATATCGTTGAAAATGCATCgacatgttcttgggaagctGTAGAAGAGCGTAGTGGTCCCTCATCGTATGCTCCTTCCTCAATACAAGAGAAAAAAGTTTCCAGTGTCCTTTGGGTACCAGATCATGCAGTTTCACGTTGCTCAAATTGTCAAATTGAATTCTGGCTTGGACGAAGAAAACATCATTGTCG ATCATGTGGAGAAATTTTCTGTGCTGACTGTTCCGAGTATTGGGCTCCGTTGCCATATGAGAAGCTTTTTAATCCAGTCCGACTCTGTGGCTCCTGTTATACGGCAGTGACAAcagcaactgcagcagcaacaacaaccacaacaacaacaacaataggaACATCCACTCATGTACAAGATTATCCAGCTAATTCAGCCGACCAAATTATATCGACTGATCATGATACAGCAAAGCCTTCTGCAAATTCCTAa